The Candidatus Palauibacter scopulicola genome has a window encoding:
- a CDS encoding serine hydrolase, whose protein sequence is MTRPFRGRPWRRAVACVVAVVLAAPASGCAQGNGDPVNDPRFEQAVALFEAWLDAKMAYEKIPGVSAALVHDQDLVWARGYGYAHRETGVPATPSTMYSVCSISKLFTSIGVMQQRDEGKLDLDDPVSAHLPWYDLEQVYPDGPNVSVEGILTHSSGLPRESAHPYWTGPDHPFPTADEIIEGLSEQETLYPGRRYFQYSNLGMALAGQLIEQASGMGYDEYIRSRILEPLGMSDTYPDIPVEHQGGRYATGYSRLERDGQRAEAPFFQALGMASAAGFASTVEDLARLASWQLRLLENGGTEILDANTLREMHRVHWVDPDFDSMWGLGFAVSRRDGERAVGHGGSCPGFRSTFQLLPAKKLAGVVMMNAQANPTDVWTKMMATLGAAFEEIQSDPGGGTPRPASLAEYEGLYQSTWGETVILRWDDGLAALGVPSNDPVEGMTKLRHESGDTFRRVRDDGELGEAYIFHREDGAIARYSVHGNFSNKVR, encoded by the coding sequence ATGACCCGTCCATTCCGAGGCCGTCCATGGCGTCGTGCCGTCGCCTGCGTCGTCGCCGTCGTGCTCGCGGCTCCCGCCTCCGGGTGTGCCCAGGGGAACGGCGATCCCGTGAACGATCCGCGCTTCGAGCAGGCGGTGGCGCTGTTCGAGGCCTGGCTCGACGCGAAGATGGCGTACGAGAAGATCCCCGGCGTGTCGGCGGCGCTCGTGCACGACCAGGATCTCGTGTGGGCCCGCGGCTACGGGTACGCGCACCGCGAGACCGGGGTCCCGGCCACGCCGTCGACCATGTATTCGGTGTGTTCGATCTCGAAGCTCTTTACGTCCATCGGCGTGATGCAGCAGCGGGACGAGGGCAAGCTGGACCTCGACGATCCCGTCTCAGCGCACCTCCCGTGGTACGATCTCGAACAGGTGTACCCCGACGGTCCGAACGTGAGCGTGGAGGGGATCCTCACCCACTCCTCGGGACTCCCGCGGGAATCGGCGCACCCCTACTGGACCGGTCCCGATCACCCCTTCCCGACGGCGGACGAGATCATCGAGGGGCTTTCGGAGCAGGAGACGCTCTATCCCGGCCGCCGCTACTTCCAGTACTCGAACCTGGGGATGGCGCTGGCGGGACAGCTGATCGAGCAGGCTTCGGGGATGGGTTACGACGAGTACATCCGGAGCCGGATCCTGGAGCCGCTGGGGATGTCGGACACGTACCCCGACATTCCCGTCGAGCACCAGGGCGGCCGCTACGCCACCGGATATTCGCGGCTCGAGCGGGACGGCCAGCGGGCCGAGGCCCCCTTCTTCCAGGCGCTGGGGATGGCGTCCGCGGCGGGATTCGCCTCCACCGTGGAGGATCTGGCGCGCCTCGCCTCGTGGCAGCTTCGCCTGCTGGAGAACGGAGGGACGGAGATCCTCGACGCGAACACGCTGAGGGAGATGCACCGCGTGCACTGGGTCGACCCCGACTTCGACTCGATGTGGGGGCTCGGGTTCGCGGTCTCGCGCCGCGATGGGGAGCGTGCGGTGGGCCACGGCGGGAGCTGTCCGGGCTTCCGCTCGACCTTCCAGCTCCTTCCGGCGAAGAAGCTGGCCGGCGTGGTGATGATGAACGCGCAGGCGAATCCCACCGACGTGTGGACGAAGATGATGGCGACGCTGGGCGCGGCCTTCGAGGAGATCCAGAGCGATCCGGGCGGTGGGACGCCGCGCCCGGCCTCCCTGGCGGAGTACGAGGGACTCTACCAGTCCACGTGGGGAGAGACGGTCATCCTCCGGTGGGACGATGGTCTCGCGGCGCTCGGTGTGCCCTCGAACGATCCGGTCGAGGGAATGACGAAGCTGCGGCACGAGAGCGGCGATACCTTCCGGCGCG